A single genomic interval of Lacrimispora sphenoides JCM 1415 harbors:
- a CDS encoding carbohydrate ABC transporter permease — protein sequence MGIVFVTSFFEWKSGGVFHIIGLRNYIEAFVNDTRMHQALKNTGIWALLQSTVHVGIGTITAFILSRKIKGWKIFRTIFMIPNVISAAALGVIFLNVFNPKYGLLNSMISTITGNEFSKNWYFDQNSAFLTVTWSWLLYAGLVMILVLAGVMSVPDEVMEAAKIDGASGLQIDFKIRLPLVRTILGTCIIISATSMLREFELIYLTTNGGPGDTTLNLPLYLYKTSLTDNNYGYANMMGVLLIILGIFAVFAINKLFRMSESDY from the coding sequence ATGGGAATTGTATTTGTAACCTCATTCTTTGAGTGGAAATCTGGCGGGGTTTTTCATATTATTGGTCTTCGTAATTATATTGAGGCCTTTGTAAATGATACGAGAATGCATCAGGCATTAAAAAATACTGGAATATGGGCTTTGCTTCAATCAACTGTCCACGTAGGAATCGGTACCATTACCGCATTTATCCTATCCCGTAAAATAAAAGGCTGGAAGATCTTTCGAACTATATTCATGATACCCAATGTGATATCAGCAGCTGCCTTAGGCGTTATCTTTTTAAATGTCTTTAACCCCAAATACGGACTGCTTAATTCCATGATCAGTACTATTACCGGTAATGAATTTTCTAAAAATTGGTACTTTGATCAGAACTCAGCATTTCTTACCGTGACCTGGAGCTGGTTGCTGTATGCCGGTCTGGTTATGATACTTGTTCTGGCAGGTGTCATGTCTGTTCCTGATGAAGTAATGGAGGCGGCGAAAATAGATGGGGCTTCCGGCTTACAAATTGATTTTAAAATAAGGCTGCCACTGGTACGGACAATTCTTGGTACTTGTATCATTATATCAGCTACCAGTATGTTAAGAGAATTTGAATTAATTTATCTAACTACCAACGGCGGACCTGGTGATACTACCCTTAATCTGCCTCTATATCTATATAAAACATCTTTGACAGATAACAATTATGGATATGCCAATATGATGGGGGTTTTATTGATTATCTTAGGTATCTTTGCTGTTTTTGCAATTAATAAATTATTCCGTATGAGTGAGTCTGATTATTAA
- a CDS encoding ABC transporter substrate-binding protein produces the protein MKKDLRKVVGVLLIGVMVIGMLSGCGAKNNETGNKSSTGNTQVSDSGIESGKIIEINFPTSWVGVSSSTEWFNDRLSAFNEQYSDKYKVVVEEIAGDQAYVDKLKVLYSSKSLPDVISTGGYNLIDSMKDQLVDLTPFVDDQWKNSTSEVCWDVNSRDGHIYGIPYSRQVIGYFYNKELFEKAGIKEPAKTWDEFFGQCDKLLAAGIAPVSMDTADSGWLTSLLLGAMIATNDEGEKFMNTSLPKNYNTQEFIDAAGMIQKLFQKYTTQDAIGGKYENGASNFFMEQTAMIANGPWMVSDFYDTSMVEEGFADKIGTAMFPGDVMYNSGKIGFNIASKSEDQLKASLEFVKFMTSAESQQKMLEMTGEIPAENHVTSDTIYPLVNDVVENSNQAARNINDFQSLWYANVVDEISIQYPLLAQGQITPEEFATALTKTAEKN, from the coding sequence ATGAAGAAAGATCTTAGGAAAGTAGTAGGGGTACTATTAATCGGGGTTATGGTCATAGGTATGCTGTCAGGATGTGGGGCAAAAAACAATGAAACCGGAAACAAATCCAGTACCGGCAATACACAGGTATCGGATAGCGGTATCGAATCTGGCAAGATAATTGAAATTAATTTTCCTACCTCCTGGGTTGGAGTAAGTTCAAGTACAGAATGGTTCAATGATCGTTTGAGCGCATTTAATGAACAATATTCAGATAAATACAAGGTTGTAGTAGAAGAGATTGCCGGTGATCAGGCTTATGTGGATAAATTAAAAGTTTTATACTCCTCCAAATCCTTACCGGATGTCATTAGTACAGGTGGTTACAACTTAATTGATTCTATGAAAGATCAGCTGGTTGACTTAACGCCTTTTGTTGACGATCAATGGAAAAACTCTACCAGTGAAGTATGCTGGGATGTAAATTCAAGAGACGGACATATCTATGGAATCCCGTATTCCAGACAGGTGATTGGATATTTCTATAACAAAGAGCTTTTTGAAAAAGCGGGAATCAAAGAACCGGCAAAAACCTGGGATGAATTCTTTGGGCAGTGTGACAAATTATTAGCAGCAGGTATTGCGCCAGTATCAATGGATACTGCCGATTCAGGCTGGCTGACTTCATTATTGTTGGGTGCTATGATTGCCACTAATGACGAAGGCGAAAAGTTTATGAATACGTCACTTCCTAAAAACTATAATACTCAGGAATTCATAGATGCAGCCGGAATGATTCAAAAATTGTTCCAGAAATATACAACTCAGGATGCGATTGGCGGAAAATATGAGAATGGTGCAAGTAACTTCTTTATGGAACAGACAGCAATGATAGCAAATGGACCTTGGATGGTTAGTGATTTCTATGATACTTCCATGGTAGAAGAAGGCTTTGCTGACAAGATAGGAACAGCAATGTTCCCGGGAGATGTAATGTATAACAGTGGAAAGATTGGTTTTAATATTGCTTCTAAATCAGAAGATCAATTAAAAGCTTCTCTTGAATTTGTTAAATTTATGACATCAGCGGAAAGCCAGCAAAAAATGTTGGAAATGACAGGAGAAATTCCGGCTGAGAATCATGTGACTTCCGATACCATTTATCCACTTGTAAATGATGTTGTGGAAAATAGTAACCAGGCAGCAAGAAATATCAATGATTTTCAAAGTTTATGGTATGCTAACGTGGTTGATGAGATAAGCATTCAATATCCACTGCTTGCCCAAGGACAAATAACTCCGGAAGAATTTGCAACCGCATTAACAAAAACAGCAGAGAAAAATTAA
- a CDS encoding carbohydrate ABC transporter permease, with product MKNKRIGAFVSEILRLIYLIFFVFISIGPLLWIIMSSFKTNKEILSSAFALPSNFSLAGYHAALKLAPIFKFYNNSLLISMASTILNILVVSMAAYILARCRFKGKTFLTLLLSSSLLIPTSSLLMPIYIIMTKIGLYDTKTGLIIVYAALGLPSSLFIIKSYFQSIPVELEEAAYLDGAGFAKTYFLIVFPIAKSGLATAAILQFLTSWNEFMFALILTKSTLARTLPLALNYFTSQFSFNYTAMFAALAMVIIPSILIYTLLQEQVTDSMVAGSIKG from the coding sequence ATGAAAAATAAAAGAATAGGGGCATTTGTATCTGAGATATTAAGACTGATTTATCTGATATTCTTCGTGTTTATCTCAATTGGACCATTATTATGGATTATAATGTCTTCATTTAAGACGAACAAAGAAATTTTATCATCTGCATTCGCATTACCCTCAAATTTTAGTCTGGCAGGTTATCATGCAGCACTTAAACTGGCCCCTATCTTTAAGTTTTACAATAACAGTTTATTGATTTCCATGGCTAGTACAATTCTTAATATACTTGTAGTATCAATGGCAGCATATATATTGGCAAGATGCCGGTTTAAAGGGAAAACATTTTTAACATTATTACTTTCCTCCTCGTTATTAATACCTACTTCCTCCTTATTAATGCCAATCTATATTATTATGACAAAGATTGGTCTGTATGATACGAAAACAGGACTAATCATTGTATACGCAGCATTAGGGCTTCCCTCCTCGCTGTTTATTATAAAGAGTTATTTCCAGAGTATACCGGTGGAATTGGAAGAAGCAGCTTATTTAGATGGAGCGGGTTTTGCTAAAACTTACTTTTTAATTGTATTTCCAATTGCTAAATCGGGATTGGCAACTGCAGCGATACTACAATTCTTAACTTCATGGAATGAATTCATGTTCGCATTAATCTTAACAAAAAGTACATTGGCAAGAACATTACCATTAGCACTCAATTATTTTACATCTCAGTTTTCATTTAATTACACGGCGATGTTTGCAGCGTTAGCTATGGTGATCATTCCAAGTATATTAATTTATACTCTGCTGCAGGAACAAGTGACAGATAGTATGGTAGCCGGTTCAATTAAAGGTTAG
- a CDS encoding LacI family DNA-binding transcriptional regulator, with the protein MPLTVREIAKIAGVSPATVSRYFSGSGVVSKDAARKIEHASKELGYTPRFKKCKDNGVIAVLIPNLQLGFYGEVLKELIEEIPKYNYRIVFIPTIPDSEHYKIFFKEMNIVGVIYFDEFIDLDIINYIASKKIKTVMFAGGSLDSRSEMVHINDIAAAYEGTKYLISLGHEKIIILSDFLKNIGSSFQRFTGCKRALDEIGVDLNENEMLGCGTVTYETGYRLTKQFLDKKTDFTAIFAFSDEMAMGGISALHDFGLRVPEDVSVLGFDDIAMASRFIPRLTTIHQPIKEFVTKTLEAFQDLDNVNDKVEITLPYKIVKRDTCTVNKGVNIYEK; encoded by the coding sequence ATGCCATTGACAGTTAGAGAAATTGCAAAAATTGCAGGTGTTTCTCCAGCTACTGTTTCAAGATATTTTTCCGGTAGTGGTGTTGTGAGTAAAGATGCGGCCAGAAAGATTGAACATGCTTCCAAAGAGTTGGGGTATACACCAAGATTTAAGAAGTGCAAAGATAATGGCGTCATAGCTGTTTTGATTCCTAATTTACAACTAGGCTTTTATGGAGAAGTGTTAAAAGAATTGATAGAAGAGATTCCAAAATATAATTACAGAATCGTATTTATACCAACCATACCGGACAGTGAACACTATAAGATATTCTTTAAGGAAATGAACATTGTAGGCGTGATATATTTTGATGAATTCATTGATCTTGATATTATTAATTACATCGCTTCCAAGAAAATTAAAACTGTGATGTTTGCCGGAGGATCTCTTGACAGCAGGTCAGAAATGGTTCATATCAATGATATTGCAGCTGCCTATGAAGGAACTAAATATTTAATTAGTCTGGGGCATGAAAAGATAATTATTCTATCAGATTTTTTGAAAAATATCGGATCTTCTTTTCAGAGGTTTACTGGTTGTAAACGCGCACTTGATGAGATAGGAGTTGACTTAAATGAAAATGAAATGTTAGGATGCGGCACTGTTACTTATGAAACTGGTTATCGGTTAACAAAACAATTCTTGGACAAGAAAACAGACTTTACCGCTATTTTTGCTTTTAGTGATGAGATGGCAATGGGAGGAATATCTGCTTTGCATGATTTTGGGCTTAGGGTACCGGAAGATGTATCGGTTTTGGGATTTGATGATATTGCCATGGCAAGCAGATTCATACCAAGATTAACCACGATCCATCAGCCGATCAAAGAATTTGTTACGAAAACCTTAGAGGCTTTTCAGGATTTAGACAATGTAAATGATAAAGTAGAGATTACACTGCCATATAAGATTGTAAAGCGTGACACATGCACTGTAAATAAGGGAGTAAATATATATGAAAAATAA
- a CDS encoding Cof-type HAD-IIB family hydrolase, which produces MSDIKVIIMDVDGTLFNSKKMITAKTKEALRKAQSAGVKLILASGRPTAGLFQIGKELEMDHHHGLFVAYNGSKVIDFETMETLFNEPLGISDGKAVLEHLKKFDVYPMIDKDNYMYVNNVYADPIQWKGCSINIIEYEARGGGYLLCEKEDLSEFLDYEVNKILTAGDPSYLQEHYKDMMDPFKEKLNCMFTADFYFEYTAKGIDKAKALDTVLKPMGFLPAQMIGFGDGMNDISMIQYTGIGVAMENAVQELKNAAQYVTASNDEDGIAEALYKYMPQVVF; this is translated from the coding sequence ATGAGTGATATTAAAGTTATTATTATGGATGTTGACGGAACATTATTTAACAGTAAAAAGATGATTACCGCTAAAACAAAGGAAGCATTACGAAAGGCTCAGTCGGCTGGGGTGAAACTTATTCTTGCTTCCGGACGACCCACGGCAGGATTGTTTCAAATAGGAAAAGAATTAGAAATGGATCATCACCATGGATTGTTTGTTGCTTATAATGGCAGCAAAGTAATTGATTTTGAAACTATGGAAACTCTTTTTAATGAACCGTTGGGTATTTCGGATGGAAAGGCTGTTTTAGAACACTTAAAGAAGTTTGATGTTTATCCGATGATCGATAAAGATAATTATATGTATGTGAATAATGTATATGCAGATCCAATACAATGGAAAGGTTGCTCAATTAACATTATTGAATATGAAGCAAGAGGCGGGGGCTATTTGCTCTGTGAAAAAGAGGATTTATCGGAATTCCTGGATTATGAAGTAAATAAGATATTGACGGCCGGGGATCCATCTTATCTGCAAGAGCATTATAAAGACATGATGGATCCGTTTAAAGAGAAGCTTAATTGTATGTTTACAGCAGATTTCTATTTTGAATATACAGCAAAGGGAATCGATAAAGCCAAAGCTTTGGATACTGTGCTAAAGCCAATGGGCTTTCTTCCGGCGCAAATGATCGGATTTGGAGATGGAATGAACGATATATCCATGATTCAGTACACTGGAATAGGTGTTGCAATGGAGAATGCTGTCCAGGAACTGAAAAATGCAGCTCAATATGTTACTGCATCGAATGATGAAGATGGAATAGCTGAGGCTTTATATAAATACATGCCGCAAGTGGTTTTCTAA
- a CDS encoding molecular chaperone Hsp90 — protein sequence MDKEVLNYVVEKTNELISASSCSSEAKAAAQTWLDAIGTEKEAEETKKYIDELEADIMPIDGLIGFAESDAGFQVFGADISKNIAAHAKEIKSAGAKYCDCPACASAAAILDKKDILLK from the coding sequence ATGGACAAGGAAGTATTAAATTATGTTGTTGAAAAAACAAACGAATTAATAAGTGCTTCATCATGTAGCAGTGAGGCAAAAGCAGCAGCTCAGACCTGGTTGGACGCTATCGGAACTGAAAAGGAAGCCGAAGAAACCAAAAAGTATATTGATGAACTTGAGGCGGATATTATGCCGATTGACGGTTTAATCGGTTTTGCTGAATCTGATGCTGGATTTCAGGTTTTTGGAGCAGACATTTCTAAGAATATCGCGGCACATGCAAAGGAAATCAAGTCTGCTGGAGCGAAATATTGCGATTGTCCGGCTTGTGCGTCTGCAGCAGCGATCCTTGATAAGAAAGATATCCTTCTTAAATAA